A region from the Oryzias latipes chromosome 20, ASM223467v1 genome encodes:
- the LOC101155553 gene encoding gamma-glutamyl hydrolase, with protein sequence MATAGCLALRFSKGKVIFLVFVSLNVRFLCRAALRNDRPIIGVLSQELSRPNQSSYIAASYVKFLESAGARVVPVLINQSPEDYQKLFLSINGILLPGGGVSITSSGYKRAAEIFYRLALEANKMGDVFPVWGTCLGFEQLTYLTSGKVELSHTNTSSAALPLNFTEDAKRSRMFSGFPAELMAALASEPLTVNAHQFSLAMTTFQSDEALRNFYRVLSTNTDGSTEFVSTFEAYDYPVYGTQWHPEKNVFEWTKPFYPHSPSAVKTSFYMAEFFIGEARKSFHRFESKEEEDKALIYNYSPVYTGATSAFEQVYIF encoded by the exons ATGGCGACTGCCGGATGTCTCGCGCTCCGTTTCTCCAAGGGAAAAGTGATTTTTCTGGTGTTCGTGTCTCTGAACGTCCGGTTCCTCTGCAGGGCGGCGCTCAGGAACGACCGGCCGATAATCG GGGTTCTCTCTCAGGAGCTTTCACGTCCAAACCAAAGCTCCTACATAGCCGCCTCCTACGTCAAGTTCCTGGAGTCCGCCGGAGCCAGAGTGGTTCCGGTTCT GATCAACCAGAGCCCAGAGGACTACCAGAAGCTGTTCCTCTCCATCAACGG gatCCTGCTCcctgggggaggagtcagcatCACCTCCTCAGGGTACAAGCGCGCCGCAGAGATCTTCTACCGGCTGGCTCTGGAG GCCAATAAGATGGGGGACGTCTTCCCCGTGTGGGGCACCTGCCTGGGCTTTGAGCAGCTGACGTACCTGACGAGCGGGAAGGTGGAGCTGTCGCACACCAACACCAGCAGCGCCGCCCTGCCTCTGAACTTCACTGAAG ACGCCAAGCGCAGCAGGATGTTCTCCGGCTTCCCCGCCGAGCTCATGGCGGCTCTGGCCTCCGAGCCTCTCACAGTAAACGCCCACCAGTTCAGTCTGGCGATGACG ACGTTCCAGTCGGATGAGGCCCTGAGGAACTTCTACAGAGTTCTGTCCACAAACACGGACGGAAGCACCGAGTTTGTGTCGACCTTTGAAG CGTACGATTATCCGGTTTACGGGACTCAGTGGCATCCGGAGAAGAACGTCTTCGAGTGGACGAAGCCCTTCTATCCTCACTCTCCGTCTGCAGTCAAGACCTCCTTCTACATGGCGGAGTTCTTCATCGGTGAAG cCAGGAAGAGCTTCCACAGATTTGAAtcaaaggaggaagaggacaaAGCTCTGATCTACAACTACAGTCCTGTTTACACCGGAGCCACGTCTGCCTTTGAGCAGGTCTACATATTCTGA